The following are encoded in a window of Fusarium oxysporum f. sp. lycopersici 4287 chromosome 5, whole genome shotgun sequence genomic DNA:
- a CDS encoding hypothetical protein (At least one base has a quality score < 10): MDPHQNAPRQHAKRDPPSGRKRTRLACDRCSTLRVRCDGQQPCRRCQEYQSTCHYTRSIGRRGRKPKSANRVQQPQQDREFDSSEADCDLEQSTPHPRPEQSGTYDGQESPGLPTNNQDTVSTHYSSSHSSHHDAVSLDMPADSITAPSFDQLYHVADIQPSYPLPEFDLAVHHGAESVHESPTRERASTVTQNLPSRGCRYKCLEPIIPLVHGIIDAKLVCELFELYFVEPGGSLFKCSSPYVLAHVMRKESLLRADDPRTCTPALLITMLWVSAQTAESSLFLLPGQMAIVCEELRKLMMGLIQGRDRDVWNRTTSGPLVRDLEYATAGDQNRSEYHVGSASTVSPPVPLVDDVLMFILVTIVSSGGDFKTDCLRWWNKALRLSHNMGLNREDSPENSFTQSETSLCTSQTTSCGCRSCEASRTGLTISEVREERRRAFWLIFCLDRHLALSFNAPLRILDDECQLYAPLSDEAWAALSTGRDPEDATLGTSSHSTMFGAPTRISGIGFFEYFLPLMTILGDVIQLHRQKSHPRFGNIRRPQVNGQEEEDDPATAMIEQVMVQCAQSITDLASAYQVDALDASAIPASQVRTPQCAVSPQQSHGDHSRTSNPASHASSHRRHAQAQLVTAYSTFILHVLHVLLHGKWDAVSMLDNKDGWIPSVGFMKCASHAIAASDAMSRILACDPELSFMPYLFGIYLLHGSFILLLFADRMPQLGLNESVEKACEIIIRAHEVCVVTLSTEFQKRFRKVLRSTLYSVRSPATSNLEESKARRRALSLYRWNEGATGLAL, encoded by the exons ATGGATCCTCATCAGAATGCACCGCGTCAACATGCCAAGAGGGACCCACCAAGTGGCCGGAAGAGAACAAGACTTGCTTGCGACAGATGCAGCACTCTGAGAGTCCGCTGTGATGGTCAGCAGCCGTG TCGCCGTTGTCAAG AATACCAATCGACATGCCATTATACTCGAAGTATCGGTAGGCGTGGTCGTAAGCCAAAATCAGCAAATCGAGTACAGCAGCCACAGCAGGATCGAGAGTTTGACTCATCTGAAGCTGATTGTGATCTTGAGCAAAGCACGCCGCATCCACGGCCGGAGCAGAGTGGAACTTATGACGGCCAGGAAAGTCCCGGTCTCCCCACAAATAACCAGGACACAGTCTCGACGCATTACTCATCCAGCCACTCATCACATCATGATGCTGTGTCGCTGGATATGCCAGCCGATTCAATCACGGCACCAAGTTTCGATCAGCTGTATCATGTGGCTGACATCCAGCCTTCCTATCCTCTCCCTGAGTTCGACCTCGCAGTTCATCATGGCGCTGAGTCTGTCCACGAATCACCGACGCGCGAGCGAGCTTCAACTGTCACCCAGAACTTGCCATCCCGTGGATGTCGTTATAAGTGTCTCGAGCCAATAATTCCCTTGGTACACGGAATAATTGATGCCAAGCTTGTCTGCGAATTGTTCGAGCTTTACTTTGTTGAACCCGGGGGATCTTTATTTAAATGTTCTTCTCCGTATGTTCTAGCCCACGTCATGCGAAAGGAATCGCTTCTTCGAGCCGACGACCCACGAACGTGTACACCAGCGTTACTGATTACCATGCTCTGGGTCAGTGCACAGACAGCCGAGAGCTCTTTATTTCTGCTGCCGGGCCAGATGGCGATTGTTTGTGAAGAGCTGAGGAAGTTAATGATGGGTTTGATTCAGGGCAGAGATCGTGACGTTTGGAACAGAACTACCA GTGGTCCTCTTGTGAGAGATCTTGAGTATGCCACGGCTGGAGATCAAAATCGGTCAGAGTACCATGTTGGATCAGCCTCTACCGTCTCTCCACCAGTACCCCTGGTCGACGACGTCCTCATGTTCATCCTCGTCACCATCGTCTCTTCTGGCGGGGATTTTAAGACAGACTGCCTCCGATGGTGGAACAAGGCACTACGGCTATCTCATAATATGGGATTGAACAGAGAAGACTCACCTGAGAACAGCTTCACGCAGTCGGAAACATCTCTGTGCACGAGTCAAACAACCTCGTGCGGTTGTAGATCCTGTGAAGCTTCCCGCACAGGTTTGACCATATCAGAAGTCCGAGAAGAGCGTCGGAGAGCATTTTGGCTGATCTTTTGTCTCGATCGCCACTTGGCTCTCTCGTTCAATGCACCACTCCGAATCCTTGATGATGAGTGCCAATTATATGCGCCGCTTTCGGATGAAGCTTGGGCAGCCTTGTCAACAGGACGAGACCCCGAAGACGCAACATTGGGCACTAGCTCACATTCAACGATGTTTGGCGCTCCGACTCGTATTTCAGGTATTGGCTTCTTTGAATACTTTCTCCCACTCATGACGATTCTTGGGGATGTTATTCAACTGCACAGACAGAAGTCCCATCCAAGATTTGGCAATATTCGAAGACCTCAGGTTAATGGacaggaggaagaagatgacccGGCTACGGCAATGATAGAACAAGTCATGGTGCAGTGTGCACAGAGCATAACCGACCTGGCTAGCGCATACCAGGTCGATGCGCTTGATGCCTCAGCTATACCAGCCAGTCAAGTGCGCACGCCTCAATGCGCGGTATCACCGCAACAGAGCCACGGAGACCATTCCAGAACGTCGAATCCCGCCAGCCACGCCTCATCGCACCGTCGACATGCGCAAGCTCAGCTTGTCACTGCATACAGTACATTCATATTGCATGTTCTTCATGTCCTTCTCCATGGGAAGTGGGACGCCGTTTCGATGTTGGATAATAAAGATGGCTGGATACCATCCGTCGGCTTTATGAAGTGTGCATCTCATGCAATAGCTGCGTCCGACGCTATGTCACGAATTCTAGCATGCGACCCAGAGCTTTCTTTCATGCCATACCTGTTCGGTATCTATCTTTTGCACGGCAGTTTTATCTTGTTGCTTTTTGCAGATCGAATGCCTCAACTTGGATTGAATGAGTCTGTCGAAAAGGCTTGTGAAATTATCATACGGGCACATGAGGTTTGCGTTGTCACCTTGAGCACAGAGTTCCAG AAGCGCTTCCGCAAAGTGCTTAGATCGACGCTCTACAGTGTGAGGAGTCCAGCGACATCTAACTTGGAGGAGAGTAAAGCTCGCCGCCGAGCCTTATCTTTGTATAGATGGAACGAAGGAGCAACTGGCCTGGCACTGTAG
- a CDS encoding MFS transporter, FHS family, L-fucose permease — protein MGVRTFFKKRSLKVSDDRVTKAADLSLRESIWPIALVTVLFFLWGFSYGLLDTLNKHFQVTLNIDRARSAGLQAAYFGAYPLASLGHAAWILRHYSYKAVFIWGLSLYAIGALIAIPCIKAKSFGGFCAAIFIIGNGLGSLETAANPFITVCGPPKYAEMRINLSQAFNGIGSVVAPVLGSYVFFNFDDEKALANVQWVYLSIAVFVLLLATLFLFSNIPEITDADMAHQAESSNSDTHDKPLRKQYRLFHASFAQFCYCGAQVAIASMFINYATETRKNTSDSTGSKLFAGAQAAFAVGRFFGVFLMKYFKPRHIFLAFLSMCVIFICPAITERGDTGIAMLYVVLFFESICFPTIVALGMRGLGRHTKRGSGFIIGGVIGGACVPPLTGVAADRHGTGMAMVVPLAFFVAAWSFPFCVNILPSYKKGIDAFENTDNEPSSIAEWGEKGSQDEQRHETVVGEVKA, from the exons ATGGGTGTTCGAACATTTTTCAAGAAGAGGTCACTCAAAGTCTCCGACGACAGGGTGACCAAAGCCGCAGACCTTAGCTTACGCGAGTCGATCTGGCCCATTGCACTTGTCacagtcttgttcttcctcTGGGGCTTCAGCTATGGCCTCTTGGATACCCTGAATAAGCATTTCCAGGTGACTTTGAATATTGATCGAGCAAGGTCTGCTGGACTGCAAGCTGCCTACTTTGG TGCCTACCCGCTTGCTTCTCTCGGCCATGCCGCATGGATCCTACGACACTACTCCTACAAGGCCGTTTTTATCTGGGGACTCAGTCTCTATGCTATCGGCGCCTTGATTGCAATTCCCTGTATCAAAGCAAAGTCCTTTGGAGGTTTCTGTGCCGCCATTTTCATCATCGGCAATGGTCTTGGGTCTCTTGAGACAGCTGCCAACCCTTTTATCACTG TCTGCGGCCCTCCCAAATATGCCGAAATGCGAATCAATCTGTCACAAGCCTTCAACGGTATTGGCTCAGTCGTTGCACCCGTATTGGGCTCTtatgtcttcttcaactttgaCGATGAAAAAGCATTGGCAAACGTGCAGTGGGTGTATCTTTCCATCGCTGTATTCGTCTTGTTGCTCGCCACcttgttcctcttctcaaacatCCCTGAAATTACTGATGCTG ATATGGCTCATCAGGCCGAATCCTCCAACTCAGATACTCACGACAAGCCACTACGCAAGCAATACCGACTATTCCACGCCTCTTTCGCACAGTTCTGCTACTGCGGAGCTCAAGTGGCTATTGCAAGCATGTTCATCAACTATGCAACCGAAACAAGAAAGAACACCAGCGATTCCACTGGCTCCAAACTCTTTGCGGGTGCACAGGCTGCATTTGCTGTCGGTCGTTTCTTCGGCGTGTTCCTCATGAAGTATTTCAAGCCTCGCCACATCTTCCTCGCGTTCTTGAGCATGTGTGTGATTTTCATCTGCCCTGCAATTACAGAGAGAGGCGATACAGGAATTGCCATGCTTTACGTGGTGTTGTTCTTTGAATCCATCTGTTTCCCAACAATTGTCGCTCTTGGCATGAGAGGTCTCGGCCGACACACGAAGCGCGGTAGCGGCTTTATCATCGGTGGAGTCATTGGTGGTGCTTGTGTTCCCCCTCTTACTGGCGTGGCAGCAGACAGACATGGCACAGGAATGGCCATGGTTGTTCCTTTGGCATTCTTTGTGGCAGCTTGGAGCTTTCCGTTCTGCGTCAATATTCTCCCTAGCTACAAGAAGGGTATTGATGCTTTTGAGAACACTGATAACGAGCCATCTAGTATCGCCGAGTGGGGAGAGAAGGGCAGCCAAGATGAGCAACGCCATGAGACAGTGGTTGGGGAGGTCAAGGCCTGA
- a CDS encoding mandelate racemase: protein MVIIKTITSHDVRFPTSLDKAGSDGMNLSPDYSAAFCVLVTDDPNFTGHGMTFTIGRGNELVCGAIDLLAPLIQGKNLSELTKNWGKTWRYLTSDSQLRWVGPEKGVIHLALGALVNAIWDLWAKTLGKPVWRVVADMTPEEVIQCIDFRYISDVLSPNDALEILRAAQKGKSERIQEALNNRAVPAYTTSAGWLGYGEDKMKKLLEESVQQGFKYFKLKVGTDLEEDRQRLRVARDVLGYDKGNVLMVDANQVWSVTEAITHMNALAEFKPWFIEEPTSPDDILGHAAIRQGLSNTTHGAIAVATGEMCQNRVMFKQLLQAGAVDIIQPDACRVGGVNEVLAILLLAAKFKVPIVPHSGGVGLPEYTQHLSTIDFVVISGRKSVLEYVDHLHEHFRHPSKIVDGHYVTPLVPGYSVEMKPESLIRFAYPGNEMSWWTSKEAEVVINQPRVKAL from the exons ATGGTTATTATCAAGACTATTACCTCACACGATGTGCGGTTTCCT ACATCCTTAGACAAGGCTGGCTCAGATGGCATGAATCTGTCACCAGACTATTCAGCTGCATTCTGTGTTCTTGTCACCGATGACCCCAACTTCACAGGCCATGGCATG ACCTTCACAATTGGCCGCGGCAATGAACTCGTCTGTGGCGCAATCGATCTCCTCGCGCCATTAATTCAGGGCAAAAATCTCTCTGAGCTCACAAAGAACTGGGGTAAAACCTGGCGTTATCTAACCTCGGACTCACAACTCCGCTGGGTTGGCCCTGAAAAAGGCGTCATACATCTAGCTCTCGGTGCCCTAGTGAATGCAATCTGGGACCTGTGGGCGAAGACATTGGGAAAGCCTGTCTGGCGCGTTGTTGCGGACATGACACCAGAAGAAGTCATCCAATGCATTGACTTTCGCTATATTTCTGACGTGCTGAGTCCTAATGATGCCTTGGAAATCCTGAGAGCAGCGCAAAAGGGCAAGTCCGAGAGGATTCAGGAGGCTTTGAACAATCGTGCAGTTCCTGCGTACACTACTAGTGCCGGCTGGTTGGGGTATGGTGaagacaagatgaagaagctaCTTGAGGAGAGCGTGCAACAGGGCTTCAAGTACTTCAAACTCAAGGTTGGCACAGATCTTGAGGAAGATCGGCAGAGACTGAGGGTCGCTCGTGATGTATTGGGCTATGACAAAGGCAACGTGCTCATGGTGGATGCGAATCAG GTCTGGTCTGTCACTGAAGCCATCACGCACATGAATGCTCTCGCAGAGTTCAAACCGTGGTTTATCGAAGAACCAACATCTCCAGACGACATTCTAGGACACGCTGCTATCCGCCAAGGTCTATCCAACACAACCCACGGCGCGATCGCAGTAGCAACAGGAGAAATGTGCCAGAACCGCGTCATGTTCAAACAGCTCCTCCAAGCGGGCGCCGTGGATATCATCCAACCTGATGCATGCCGTGTCGGTGGCGTAAACGAGGTTCTGGCgattctcctcctcgctgccaagttcaaggtccCCATTGTCCCGCATTCAGGTGGTGTAGGACTACCCGAGTATACTCAGCACTTGAGCACTATAGACTTCGTTGTCATTAGTGGCCGCAAGAGTGTTTTGGAGTACGTGGATCATTTGCATGAGCATTTCCGTCATCCGTCGAAAATTGTTGATGGACATTATGTCACGCCGTTGGTGCCGGGATACAGCGTGGAGATGAAGCCAGAAAGTCTGATAAGGTTCGCGTATCCAGGCAACGAGATGAGTTGGTGGACAAGCAAGGAAGCAGAGGTTGTTATCAACCAACCGAGGGTCAAGGCGTTATAG